The genomic region TCCCTGTTGAGGGACACAGATGGGCGACGCCCACCCACAAGGAGCTCATCACACACCACCCTGGTCTGACATTGGGATCTGACGGCAGATTATCAAGACCTGACTGCAGGTCCAGAGCGGCTACTTGGGCCCCGGGTGCCCTGAATCGAAGAGCGCGTTCTTCTCCGCCTCCCAGCCCCACGTCACTGCTTCTAATCAGCATCCAGTGAGCCCCAACTGTGCACCGAACATTGAGCTGGCACTCATGTTTGCATGTGTGCATGttcttatttaattctcccaTCTGCTTGGGGATGTAGTGACATATATAAAATTATCAACATTTCACACATGTGAAAACCGAGTCTCGAGAGGTTCATAGCATaatctgcccaaggccacatgggTACTAGTGGCAGGATTTCCTGAGTCCAAGTCCAGTGCACTTTCCACTGCACCCCAAACCGAGGAGAACACAACCTGTCCAGAGGTGGGGGTGGCCTAGGAAACACTCAAGGGAGCCGCCCCCCAGCCCCTATACTCTCACCCAGACTAAGCTTCTATCTCAGTCCCTGCTGTACCCTTGACCCCTGGCCCGCGCCCCTCAGCCCTCGCCCTGGCCAATGCACAGCCCCGCCCCTGCCACACCCTGCAACTCCCTACACACCCCAGTGTAACTACAGCTCTGGCCTCTGGCTGTGGGGTCCAGAGCCCTGGTCCCCTGCCCCTCCTTGGAGATTTTGGGCCCTGCAGGGGGTCATCACAGCCTCACGGCTCCAGAGACCCCAGTAAGGGAGAGCAAGGCCTCCCAGGAAGTTTCAAAAAGTAAACACGTCTGGACTCCATCCCTAGAAACTCAGAATTAGCCAGTCTGCGGTGGGATCCCGggttcagcatttttttttaactctacaCATGACTCTAAAGTGCAGCAAGAACTAGAGCCAACGCTCTAGGCCTGGGAGCTCGGCAGGCCCCACTCCAGGCCTGCAGAGGGGGAGCCGGGTGATTCTGCGCACGTTTATGTGGAGAGGGACTGTCCTAGGCCAACCCTGACTTCACAGATCAGCATGGAAGGCCCCCTGGAGTGTGCGGGAGGCAGGCGGTGTGTGTtagaggccctgggaggggcacaGGCCTGAGGAAGGAGTGAGAGGACCGCCTGGCCCAGCAGGTCTCACCCACACATGCCTAGAGATGGAAAGGGGCTTTCCCAGTGTCCCCTCCTCTGGTCCTCAGCCCTGCCCACTGAGGGAGTCAGGAAAAGAGTCTCATGCCCcactaaggaaactgaggctggggcagAGATTCAACTTGGCCAGCACCACGGGTCGCCCCTGCATGGCCCCTGGCTCTATGGGACAGCAGATTTCCCATCTCCTCTCAGTGGGTCCTGGGAGGCAGGCAAGGAGGGACGTGATCCACCCCAGGTGACAGATGaggggctgggcccagggcagggaatcAAGGGTGGGGCCTTCCACAAAGCAAAACCAGGGCCCTAGGAAGAAGACTCAGGGACCCAAAGGGTTAAGGGTCAGTGGTGACCCTAAGCAGCTGTGCCAGGCAGGGTCATCGGGGGCTTCACGTTTGACTCACAGAATTTCACTCACTCTCCTCCTCTCGGGGGCCCGTCTGAGGAGTATATCTGGGACCAGCCTTCACAGAACCAGGTTGGATCCCAGGAAAACTCTGCTGCTCGGCCCAGGAAGGCAGCCTGGATCTCCACCGTCAGCCTCACGCTTGGGGCCCTCTCTGTCAGGGAGAGATGGCAGGCCACAGAGTCCACCTGTCACCACAGCTCACCGAGGATGGGCAGATTGGATTGGGGGGTACGGTAAGGGGGTCGCCAGCATCCTTGGGGAAGGGGACCCCTCCCACCCCAAGCAGGGAAGGGAACAGAAGGTGGCGCTGGCCCACCTGGTTGTTCTAAGGGCAGAGGCCCCCTGCCTTCACACAGGACCCCACGCCCTCTCCAAACTCCCTGCTCTGCAGGGATGACTATGGGTCCTTCACCTCCCCTGCTGGAGAAGGCTGGGCCCCCAGGGCCTGGGATGGGATGGAGATCACAGTTGCCAGCCTGGTGGGAGTGGTTCACAGCAGGGGTCCCCTAGCCCTGGGCCTCTGACAGCCTTCCCCCACACCCCTGCAGGCCCACCTGCCTCATCAGCACCTCTCAGCAGAAGCCTGAGCACAGCACTGAGGAGACAGGCGGagcgagggagagagagacagagggaggggaagagagaggtcCCCTCTGTCCAGCATGGCTTCTCCACAGACCGAGAGCAcccactgccacccccacccccatcctggcACAGCTGGGCCAAAGAGGGTAAGGGAGGAGGCGGGGAGTCGGAGAGGGAGCTGTGGGACCCCACACTCGGCTTCCTACGCTGGGCCCTCTCCCTCCAcagccacccctccctgccctagGGGGTCTCAGGCCAAATCACAGACAccacagggagcagggaggcccTTCCCTCAAAGAGGAGGAACCAAGGGGTGAAGGGTGAATGGGGACCCACCGGGATCGAGAGATGCCAGGCAGGCGGGCAGCGGGCGGGCAGCAGCGGGTGTCGGAGACTGCTGCGGGCAGCCGGACACAAGCAGCTGGATGCTCGTCCCTCCgtccctctgtccatccagggCGGCTCCTCTCTGGGCGGTTCTGAGGCCGGGCGGACGCTGTTAAAAagctttttatgtgtgtgtgtgttaatcaCATGATTGCCGTTCACCTGTATTTCGAACAAAGACAGCTCACTGTTTCAAGGCCCCGAACAAGAGTCTGGgcacagggaagagaagggaggcggggggaggagggttggcagcGCCGGGGGTGGCGTCGAGGAAAACTGGGGGGAGATTGTCCAAGGCCGGCAAgcgagagaaagagaaaaccctTATCAAACTCCTAATTCACTGGGCTCCGAGGCCCCAGACACACTGGCCCGATTGTCTGGCTggttgtgtgtgtgagcatgtgtgtgtgtgtgttccaatgtccgctccccccacccccaacatgcCTTCGCCTCGTGTGACTACCTCATTGTGTCCCATTAcccacccccctccacccccttGGCCTTTCCCAAGTATGAGGCCTTGCCTGGACCCCCTTTCCAGCCCGACTCCAGACAGGACTCCCTTGGGGTGGGCCTGGGGCCTTGCCCAGCTGCTGAGAGGCTCAGAACCATAGGTGGTGGCCAACTCGGCCCAGGCTCCATCTGTCCCTCCATGCaagcccccacctctgcctcaaCACCCTCCCTCCCGTTGAGAAGAGAGAGGGGCTGTGACCTTTGGAGGAGAGACctaggaaagaggagagaagaagccCTGGGTGATGGGCACGACAGAATAAGGGGAGGGGTCAcccagctggggagggggctgagggagaagtgggcagagaggaggaagagggggataGGGCAACTCCCCACTCTTtcttggggttggggagggggaacTTCATGACAACCAGGACTGGGGACTCCTCCCACCAAGAGAGTGTAAACCTAGTGTAGAGAGAGTTGGGTGCCAGGAATTGGGGCCCCAGAAGCCTTTCAGACCTACCTGGGGAGGCCCCCTGGCCCAGCCCCATGCCCAGCCTCTGGGAACTTCAACCCTGTCTCTCTACCTTGAGCCAGCCTAGCCCTTCTGAGTGCCGGGTGTCTGGTGAgaggggagcagggctccagCCAGGGCATCTGCACTGGGCAGGGGGTGTCTGGCTGGCCCCTGCCTCAGCAGGTACGGAcctatgttctctctctctcgcccTAAGTTGAGGCAGAGAGGGCAGCCGGGTGTGGGTAGGAGGCAGAGTGAGACAGGGTGAAGCAGTGCCTGGCCGCAGGCACTCAATAAGGCACTCAACAAGATGTCTTAAGTGAAGCCACACAAGTCGACAGGCCACTCACCTGCCTTCTTCTCATCCCTTCCCAATCCTTTGCCAGCTGCCCATCCTGCCACCTGAGGCAGAGGTTGAGGGTCCCAGTTGGGCCCAATTTTCCGCCAAGGAACAGGTTCTGACTCTGCCCACCTGCATcccttggctttcctggcctgaCCATCCCCACCCCTCCGCCTCCCCTAAGCCCAGGCCTCAAGACCAGCTTGGGACAGCCGCGCAgcgagctggggtgggggctggcagaGGAGCCCTGAGTGTTGGGGATGAAGGCAGGCGCTGGAGGCTCCACCttctgcccttccctccctcccctccccctccccctctccccctccttccttccccagccctcGGCAGCAGCTCAGCGCTCAGTCAGTCTCAGGCTGTCCGGCCAGGGTGGTTGGTGGTGAGGATTCAGGCTCCGTCCTGACGAGGCCGTGGCCTGTGGCTCAgggccccccagcccctcccttccaACCCACCAGCGTCACCCCCCAGCCCCGAGCTGGACCGCACACCTTGGGACACGGTTTTCCACTTCCTAAGGACGAGTCCCAGACTGGAGGAGAGGTCCGAGGAGGTGAGTGAGTGCGCAGCCCGCTCCTCCGCTCCTCCCTTCCCGGGCCCAGGCCTGGACCCTGCTGTGGggcgtggggtggagggaggctgACACCGCATCTGCCCCCACCAGCTCCTCCAGACCCGTCAGGGGCAGGCGGCAGGGAAGACGAAAGGTGAGAGAAAAGGTGGGAAATTCCAGGAGCCAGGATTAGAGCAGGATAAAGAGTccgtttttcttcctttccatcaaCAAACCTCCACCCAAAAGGaggtttaaaaaaacccaaacccaccCACACCAAGAGACGGTTGGGACCAGGTGGTGGGAAGACGCAGAGGCGGGAGCTAGGAGGCCGAGCCAGGGTCTGGCATGTGCGCGGGCCCCAGGCTGCAACGAGTCCAGAGGGAACAGGGCGGGCGCCACCTCGGGGCTGTGCCCGCGTCGCGTCCCGGGCGGCCCTCGGGGCTGCGCGCAAGGCCGCTCCATCACGCCCTCCTTCCCGTCCAGGTGGGCGTTGGACTCTTCGCGAGGACCCCGGCGGCGGGCCCCGGGGAGGCGGCCGAGGTGGCAGCGGCCGGGGGCGACATGGCGGAGGAGCAGGACCTCTCCGAGGTGGAGCTGAGCCCCGTGGGCTCCGAGGAGCCCCGCTGCCTGTCCCCGGGGAACGCGCCTTCGCTGGGGCCCgacggcgggggcggcggcggatCGGGCCTGCGAGCCAGCCCTGGGCCCGGAGAGCTGGGCAAGGTCAAGAAGGAACAGCAGGACGGCGAGGCGGACGATGACAAGTTCCCCGTGTGCATCCGCGAGGCCGTCAGCCAGGTGCTGAGCGGCTACGACTGGACGCTGGTGCCCATGCCGGTGCGCGTCAACGGCGCCAGCAAGAGCAAGCCGCACGTCAAGCGGCCCATGAACGCCTTCATGGTGTGGGCGCAGGCGGCGCGCAGGAAGCTGGCCGACCAGTACCCGCACCTGCACAACGCCGAGCTCAGCAAGACGCTGGGCAAGCTCTGGAGGTGAGCGCCCCGACCCGCCTCCGGGGGGCTCCCGGGCCCTCTCGCTGGGGTAGAGTCGGGCTGCACAGGCACTGCCCGGACCCTGCTCCCGGGGGCAGCCACCTCCTTGCTGTCACCGGAGCCACGGCGTGGGCAGcgggcccgcccctcccccacaggtCGCCCCCTGGGGTTGCGCTGGCTCAGAGCTCCCACGGCCTAGGCCCGGCTCCCCACCTGGGGCAGTGGGCTGGAAGGCGCCCCCTCGTGGCTGGAATTCTGTCGGTGGCAGGCGGTAGGGCCTGGGCTTCTTCCTGGAGGAGTGAAGGCGGGCGCGAGGGCTGGGTGGCGGAGGATCCCACACCACAGGCCTTCGCTAACCGCTTCCCCACAGGCCCGCACACTCGGGGGGCCGCTGCCACGCTTCCAGTGGTCAGGAGCGTGCGGGGAAACGCTTGGAAAAGAACGGAAGGCCTGGCTGGAgaggcagggaaactgaggcagccagATGGAGAACTGGGAGCAGTTCAAGGGAAACAAGGAATTCAGACAGGAGTCGTTGAAAGAGTGAGGGATGGAGAACTGGCCCAGGGTCCTGTCCTATCCCAGCTGCCTTCACTGTGCCTTCCTGACCCCACCCTCCCTCAGACAGGGGCTTCTTCATCCCCCAGGGAAGGGGACACCCAGAAAGaagcctccccctcccaccccgtcCCAGCGCTGCCAGGCttgtctctctgtccctccctctcccagtcCGGCGCCATCTTCTTTTCCAGGGCCCCACCCAGCGCTGAGTAACCTCCTACCCCTCCAGCCGCGGAGCTGGAGCTGAGCACCCTGGCCGGGAGGAAAGCTGGGCCCCCTTCCTACCAGGGTTCctcagagcctcagttccctGGGACCAGCCCAAACCTCTGGGGAAAACATCTCCTCAAGGAGGAACTCCGCCACCCTCCCCTCAGCTTTGGGGCTCAGCCTGGCCCCCTTCCGGGATATGTCGAGCAGGGTGAGCCTCCACCCCCAGAATCCTTGGCAGCTCCCAAAGACTACAGGGGCTGCAGGAGACGAGCGCCTGATTCCCCACTAGACTGCCCAAGAGAGCCCAGAAAGGCAAAGGGGCCACAGAGGCCATGTaacagctggtggcagagccagggccagaACTAGGTCTCCTGACTCTTTGTCCAGCGGTCTTCCCTACACCATCCTTGGTGACAGCAGTGGGTCACCCCGTCACTCTAAGGTGTGGTCAGGAGGTTgtgagggtgggggcagagaAGAAGAGAGCAGAAGTGAGGCACCTCTGGGTTTCAGAAAGTTTGGGCTTTATCTGAGGAGCCTGCTTCCCTCCCCTGCCGGCCCCCAGCACAGTGGAGACTGGATGTAGAAGGCCAAAAGCTTAAAGTGGTGGAAGGAGCAGGGGGGCCCCAAGAGAGCCAGAGGGATTCCCATCCAGCCCCCTGGCCCCATCCTTGCTGAGTGTTTGCTGAAGGCCTGGTGCCCTTGCCCTCCACCTCCCAGCCCTTAGCGCTCTGCTCATCCTTGGCAGGCCCTAGGCTCAGTGGACAGCCTGCGGCAAGCACCCAGCGGGTCCAGCTCTACCCAAGAACAGAGATCGAAGCTAGCTCCTCTGCCCAAGGTCCATCCACACCCGGATAGGGCTCAGCCCAGGCCAGTACCCTTGGTGCTGTGGGACGCAGAAGAGCAAGTGAGAGGCAGGCAACCAGCAGGGAGACAGATGGGCAGACAGAGCAGGCCGTGGGGACAATAAGCAGGCCACAGCGCAAGCCCAATGACAGCATCCCACCACCTCTATTGCCCAGGATTTAAGATTGGACTCTCCACTGTCCCTGGCCCTCTTCCCCCAGGCCAGAACCCTGCGCTTGGGCTCCCTTGGGAGGATTTGTTCCTGGGCACCGCTCAAGCTGTGCACACAGAGGCCCAGGGTGCCCCCCAGGGGCCAATCTGGGATGGGGCAGTCTGGAGAGCAGGCACTGCTTGCTCAGGACCCAGCCCCGGGGAGAAGAGTGGTGGGCAATGGCACAGAGCAAAGGCTCTTCCACCAGGTGGGCAGGGCCCTGGGATCCTGGGTGGTGGCCCTGAGAGGCATCTGGATATGGGCTGGGCTGGCCAGTCTCTCCAGGGGTCCTCCTGAAATACCCCAGGCTCATGACTCCCAGGCCATCAGAAAGGGGGATGGTTAGGTAGGCAGAACTGAAAAGCAGAGGCCCTAAACctgaaaagagaaagacatgCAGACGTGTGGTATGCTGGAAGTGGGTTGGGGTCAGACATACCAGCGTCCAGGTCCTGGCTCCTAAGTGGCTGCGTGCTTCAACTGTCACACAAACCTTCGGTGCCCGCCTAGGAATGACTGTTAGATGCTGATCCGGTGCTGGTTGGATGTTGGTTGACCAACCTGCAAAGAATAACTAGAGCCTAGAGACTCAAGGGGATCACAGGCTGGAGTCTctcctgaaccccaggccaccaggccCCTTCCCTGACAGGAGGAGCATACGGAGAAGCAGCCGGTGGCCTCACCTTGGGAGCCCCTCAGTTGGGGTTTCCAGTTTGGGTGTGGAACCAGCCTACCCTCTGCCCGCCCCTATTCCAAACCTTAAAGACCCAGAGGACAGAGGTGAAGTGAAGGTGCAGATGAGAACTGGGTTTGCAGTTAGAGCTGTGGGTGACATCAGGGAGGGGGGACAGTGTTGAGTGAGGGCCAGTGCTGGAGTCAAGATTAAACTTGAGATTGGGCCTCCGTGGTGGGGCAGGATGGGTCTGGGGTTAGGAGAGAGCCTGAACAGAGCTGAGGGTAGTCTGGatgaggctgggcctggggctggaggtggggttgGCCATCTGCAGCCCATGAGGGACCAGGCTGAGGTTAGGGCTGAGGCCAGGGCTGGtggtgccccccacccccaccccacactggTGTTAGGTTTCTGTTGAGGTTAGGGTACTGCTGGGAATTAGATGGGAGGCGGCAGTAGTGTACAGTGTTGGGATCTTCACCCTCTTCTGGCCTTTGTCCCCATTCAGCGCCCCCTGCCATTTTCTTGCTCATTCACACCCAGTTGCCAGCTAGACAGCACAGGGAAGGTTTGGGTGGGAGAGGGAGCTCAGGTCCCCAGCCATCCCAGGAGCCTCTGTGTTGGGGCCCACGGCTGGCTGAGCCTGCTCTGCACGCTCATGTGCAGCccccccaccaacacacacacacatttggggCTGCCCCACCTACTACCCTGAGCCCAGTGGCCTGGCTGGGAGGCATGGCTCGGGGGAGGAAGCATCCCACTCTGTGACCCCCAAGGTCCTGCTCTGGGGTCTCCATCCCATCACTCAGCTAGACGGACCCTTGGAGAAAGCTGGGCCAAGGCTGGGCTTGGGCGGCCTTGGGGGAGGGGGTAGTGGGGGAGGCTAAGCCGCAGAGGAATGCTGCTGCCGGCTAGGAGGTGCCTGGTGTGACCACCCCCTCCCGTCCTGGGCAGGCAGGGCTCGGTCTTCTGCTGATTGGGGGAAGAGGGCACCTACTAGGGGGCGGGggcagctggagagagaggccctTTGGGCAGAGGGACAGAGCTGCTCCCACAGAGTCCCTTATATCTAGGACTCTGCGAGTCTGTGTTTGTTCCCCTCAGCTCCCTCTGCAAGGTACCCACCCTCCCCTCCTTACCCTGGGGCAGCCAAGCGTTGAACACCCCCTTTCCcgctccagccctgccctggagcTGGAGTTGAGTGGGCAGGGGCACTGCCTTCAGGGCTTCCCTCCACTGGCTGGTCTCAGGGACTGCAGAGAGGGTCTGTCTGCGCTGTCCCAGGGTCCAGGAAGACCATCCAGCTTCCTCTACCCTCTGTCACTCCCTGGACAAGGAGCTGTGATGCCCCCCAGGAGGCAGTGCCCCCACATAGTGAAGAAGATTCACATCTGCCCCCCTGGTCCCACCACGCTGCAATTCACAAAATCAGTATTCCTGAGTTGAGAGGGCCCGCCCCAAGTCCTCCTGTCCAACTCCCCCGCAAGCAGCATCAGAATAGCACCTCTTTCTCAAGgcgcccaccccccatccccaggCCTGGTGCAAAGTGCTTCCATCCAGCCACACCCAGGAAAGTAGGTATTATCCTAggttttataggtgaagaaactaaggcttagagaagtgacttgcccacagtcacacagctagtaagtaaaGACTGAGCTCTTCTCCCTCACCGTGCTGCTTCTCTGTTTGCACACCTCCAGTCCCAGGGAGCTCACTCCCTAACAAGGCAGCCAGCTCCACTTGTAGACAGTTTTGAAGAGAAAGTTTTTCCTTCCTTAAACTGAaggaagctctgtgcccctcaTAAGCTCAATTTCTACTTCTAATTCCATCCTCAGGGGCCGCCAGGAGCAGCAGGCCCCTTCACACCCCAGCCCCCGACAGATGTGGAGGCAGAGATCACAGCCCTCTGAGGCCATTGTTTCTCGGGCCTCGAATCTTCCAGTCCATAAATCAAAGGGCAAGCCCTCAACCAGGCCCTGCCCACTGGGATTCCCATCTCCAGGCCTCATTTCTTCCAGGGAAGACACTCACGCTAGCCCCTCTGCTGTCTCCCCAactgccccaccccaggctgctgaacgAGAGTGACAAGCGTCCCTTCATTGAGGAGGCTGAGCGGCTCCGGATGCAGCACAAGAAGGACCACCCGGACTACAAGTACCAACCACGGAGGCGGAAGAATGGGAAGGCGGCCCAGGGGGAGGCGGAGTGCCCGGGCGGGGAGGCCGAGCAGGGCGGTGCTGCCGCCATCCAGGCCCACTACAAGAGTGCCCACCTGGACCACCGGCACCCGGGAGAGGGCTCCCCAATGTCAGACGGGAACCCCGAGCACCCCTCAGGTGAGTGCTGGGCTGGGAGCTGGCAGGGGGCTGAGGAAGAGTTGTGGGTGAGGGGAGCTTGGGCTGTGGGAGAGGTGAAGGCTGGAAGGCATGAGACCCTGACACCCCACAACACCCTGGGCTCTGGGAAGGGCTTGCCAGGCTGTGCAGGGCCCAGAGTAAGCTCAGTGGGAACTCAGGTGCCAGGGGAGGTGGCTGGGCAAGAGGGCTGTGGCGGACGGAAGGGGGCACTGCTGCTGGGTGAAGAGGCCAGTTAAGGAGGCCATGGAGGCCAGGGGGCGAGTTGCAACTAGCAAAGTGGGATCAGGATGATTTTGAGGAATGAGAGATCAAATGGAGGAGACACCTCCTGGTCTGATGGGGGAGCCACGGCATGTAATGCTGAGCACAGGCCATGGATGGGCCAGACAGAAGGCATCTTGTTTCATTCTCGTTAATTGAGCAtccgctgtgtgccaggcacggtgctaATTGCCGTATGTGTGTTCACTCAGTCTATCACTCTCCGCTGTGAGGAGGCAGCCCCACCACCAGGGCTCGGCCTCACCTGTGTGGCAAGTTACTGTCATCTTACAGAAAACCGAGAGTAACTCAGCTGATGTCTAAGCCCAGACAGCGTGGCTCCGGGGCCTCTGCTGGCACCACAGCTGCCTCGATGGTATTCATAATGTACAGAATGCCGTGCAGGGGTCAGGTACAGGGAGGTCTTCGTGAGCAGAGCTCTGCCTTCAGGAGACATGCCCTGAGCCCTCCTTCGTGCCAGGCCTGGGAGCAGACATGAGGGGCACAAACAAGAAGCTGTGGTCCCTGGTCTCAGGAGCCATGGCCTAGGGGAGGAGCGGGATGACAAGTGAACTAAGCACAGGAAGACACAAGTGCACACGAAGCCCGTGTGAGACGCAGAGGGGGCCTGACCTCTAGGGAGGAGTCATCCTGTCCATCTAGTCAGGTCTCGAAAAATATCCAGCTGCCCGCAAGACTCtgatcaaggaaggcttccagaAGAGGCCATGTCTGAGTTTGGTATTGTCTCtgttttactgataaggaaactggTTAAGAGAAGACAGAGGTTTGTCCAGAGTCACagcaagtgacagagccaggattgaaACCCCAGTCCAGAGCACTTGGCCAGTGCAGGACTCAGCACTGCCTCTGGTCTGATGAAGGAGGCTCaggcctgccctcaaggagctcctgGTCTCATGGACCATGGACTGTTCTCTCTCTGATGGGATCCCCAGTCCAGCCCTCTCGCCCCCGCACATGTATGCCTCACCTTCAGAGATTCAGGGACACACATGCCCACCCGCAGACACAGACACACCAGAAGACCCTGGACCATGTACAGAGCAACTGTCTCAGAATATAACTGTGGGCATGGCTTTTTCTGAGCCTCTAAGGCCCAGCTCAGCTCCCTGTCCTCAGTGAGACCTTCCCCATGTCCCCAGGGCAGGGTGGGTGGCTTCCTCCGCTGGTCCCCTGAGCCCTCTGCATATCTGTCATCACAGAAGGTCTGGCGCTGCCCTTTAGTCGTGTGTAGGTCTCTGGATTTCCCCCTAGACTATGGGCTTCTGAAGACAGGGACCCATTTTATTTACGTTTGTATGCCctgcacctggcacagtgcctggcacttagcagTGCCCcctaagtatttgctgaatgaatatgtGAATGAGAAAATGGACAGACAAGGGAACAGGGGTGGAGCAAGTTAGTTATCTAAGTGCTCTCCTGAGCAAGAGGGCAGGCAGCACAGCACAGTGTGATGGGCACTGGGGGCATGGCCAGTGGGACTGGGTCAGAGGCAACGTTTGCTGGAGTAAGGGGCACTTGAGCTAGCcttgggaggagggatggggttGGAAGGGACACATGGCTGTTGAGGGGCCAGGGCCAGAGGAGGCACAGGCAAGCCAGCCAAAGTGAAACAGAGGAGTTAAGAGTGGCAAGGGTAGGTGACATCAGCAAGAGTGACCAGCAGAGGCTGAGTGTGCCCTGCAGAGAGAGCAGGCGAGCGCAGACCAACAGGCCAGTGCCCCTCGGATCAGTAGCAAAGGAAGAATGGGAACTGGGAGGGAAGCCAACTTTAGCTGATGTGGGAAAGAACTTTCCAACAGGAAAGGTTTTTCAAAATGAAGCAGGCCCCTCCAGGAGGTGAGTGACAGAGGGGAGTCCTGCTCTGGGTGGGAGGCAAGACCCATCCCTAAGATTTGGGAATTTCATAAACAACTGGAGACCAACCCAAAACCATTATATAAATGAATGCCAACTCAGGCTTCCCAAACATGTGAAATTTACAAGGTCACACGGTAGGGAGGCCCTTAGCCTCCAGAAGGCCTCTTGTCTGAAGGTGAACCATCAGAATCCAGAAGCCTTGGACTttgtttctcacttttttttttttttaaagattttattttttcctttttctccccaaagccccccggtacatagttgtgtattcttcgttgtgggtccttctagttgtggcatgtgggacgctgcctcagcgtggtctgatgagcagtgccatgtctgcacccaggattcgaactaacgaaacactgggccgcctgcagcggagcgcgcgaacttaaccactcggccacggggccagcccctgtttctcactttttctctgtctcctttccacCCAGGTCAGAGCCATGGCCCACC from Equus asinus isolate D_3611 breed Donkey chromosome 4, EquAss-T2T_v2, whole genome shotgun sequence harbors:
- the SOX10 gene encoding transcription factor SOX-10, giving the protein MAEEQDLSEVELSPVGSEEPRCLSPGNAPSLGPDGGGGGGSGLRASPGPGELGKVKKEQQDGEADDDKFPVCIREAVSQVLSGYDWTLVPMPVRVNGASKSKPHVKRPMNAFMVWAQAARRKLADQYPHLHNAELSKTLGKLWRLLNESDKRPFIEEAERLRMQHKKDHPDYKYQPRRRKNGKAAQGEAECPGGEAEQGGAAAIQAHYKSAHLDHRHPGEGSPMSDGNPEHPSGQSHGPPTPPTTPKTELQSGKADPKRDGRSMGEGGKPHIDFGNVDIGEISHEVMSNMETFDVAELDQYLPPNGHPGHVGSYSAAGYGLGSALAVASGHSAWISKPPGVALPTVSPPGVDAKAQVKTETAGPQGPPHYTDQSSTSQIAYTSLSLPHYGSAFPSISRPQFDYSDHQPSGPYYGHSGQASGLYSAFSYMGPSQRPLYTAISDPSPSGPQSHSPTHWEQPVYTTLSRP